A stretch of Camelina sativa cultivar DH55 chromosome 18, Cs, whole genome shotgun sequence DNA encodes these proteins:
- the LOC104760738 gene encoding uncharacterized protein LOC104760738: protein MSRMRSLLKPPLPKSPIRLRSRQVFLNSSLQTPGSQKQQQLQGRRLSDVVDLNPKPQIEYSSISKEIHALAKMVKDEFAEAEESKKPNLESLASNSVPVFERGRFYEEYSAKRNERLRRKKKGEEAVVEGTPYHLGVNHEPMTNKRRGTSSAKKKTVVVSMGETTSATTPRYSLRSMTKENRKPPLPVNVAVSAMKSVVTTTTRRGRRI from the exons ATGTCGAGGATGAGATCTCTCCTGAAACCACCGCTACCCAAATCTCCGATCCGTCTCCGATCACGTCAAGTCTTCCTCAACTCATCTCTCCAAACACCAG GTTcgcagaagcagcagcagctgcAAGGAAGGCGATTGAGTGATGTAGTagatctaaaccctaaaccccaaatcgAATACTCATCAATCTCTAAAGAGATACATGCTTTAGCCAAGATGGTGAAAGACGAGTTTGCGGAAGCAGAGGAATCCAAAAAGCCGAATCTGGAGAGCTTGGCTTCGAATTCGGTTCCGGTATTCGAAAGAGGGAGGTTTTATGAGGAGTATTCAGCTAAGAGGAACGAGCgattgaggaggaagaagaaaggagaagaagctgttgTTGAAGGAACTCCTTATCATCTTGGTGTGAATCACGAGCCGATGACGAATAAGAGAAGAGGAACGTCGTCGGCTAAGAAGAAGACTGTGGTGGTCTCTATGGGTGAGACTACTAGTGCTACTACGCCTAGGTATTCGTTGAGGAGTATGACTAAGGAGAATAGGAAGCCACCGCTTCCGGTTAATGTCGCTGTAAGTGCAATGAAGAGTGttgttactactactactcgtAGGGGTAGGAGAATCTGA
- the LOC104760737 gene encoding U-box domain-containing protein 15-like, which yields MVVVMDTDEEATGDTENLEEEVIAEEEEEEDKEPINDEVVDAVVEIHEEEVKDDDGCDGLVNEILSVIEFLDQIKEYRRTQQKECFNLVRRWKILVPFLEEIRGFESPSCMHFVNRLRKVFLVAKKLLETCNNGSKIFLALDGESVMTRFHSTYEKLNRVLVKTPFDELVISHEVKEEIESLCKQLKKAKRRTDTQDIELAVDMMVVFSKTDPRNSDSAIIERLAKKLELQTIEDLKKETIAIKSLIQEKGVLSVETKQHIIELLNKFKKLQGLEATDILYQLVINKSFTKSTSLILPHEFLCPITLEIMLDPVIIATGQTYEKESIQKWFGAGHKNCPKTRQELDHLSLAPNFALKNLIMQWCEKNNFKIPEKETSPHSENEQKDEVSLLVEALSSSHLEEQRRSVKQMRLLARENPENRVLIANAGAIPLLVQLLSYPDSGIQENAVTTLLNLSIDEINKKLISNEGAIPNIIEILENGNREARENSAAALFSLSMLDENKVTIGLSNGIPPLVDLLQHGTVRGKKDALTALFNLSLNSANKGRAIDAGIVQPLLNLLKDKNLGMIDEALSILLLLASHPEGRQAIGQLSFIETLVEFIRQGTPKNKDCATSVLLELGSNNSSFILAALQFGVYEYLVEITTSGTNRAQRKANALIQLISKSEQI from the exons ATGGTCGTTGTGATGGATACAGATGAAGAAGCCACAGGAGATACAGAGAACCTTGAGGAAGAAGTTattgctgaagaagaagaagaagaagataaagaaccGATCAACGATGAGGTTGTGGATGCGGTGGTAGAGATTCATGAGGAAGAAGTGAAGGATGATGATGGTTGCGATGGATTGGTGAACGAGATCCTATCGGTTATCGAGTTTTTGGATCAGATTAAGGAGTATCGAAGAACACAACAGAAAGAATGTTTTAATCTCGTTAGACGATGGAAGATTCTTGTTCCGTTTTTGGAAGAGATTCGAGGTTTTGAATCGCCAAGTTGCATGCATTTTGTAAACCGCTTGAGGAAAGTATTTCTTGTTGCTAAGAAATTATTAGAAACTTGCAACAATGGCAGCAAAATCTTTCTG GCATTGGATGGCGAATCCGTGATGACACGATTTCATTCCACTTACGAAAAGCTGAATCGTGTTCTTGTCAAAACTCCTTTTGACGAATTGGTGATTTCTCATGAAGTGAAAGAGGAG attGAATCATTGTGTAAACAActgaaaaaagcaaaaagaagaacaGATACACAAGACATAGAGCTAGCAGTAGACATGATGGTGGTATTCTCAAAAACCGATCCTCGAAATTCAGATAGCGCTATTATCGAGAGGCTTGCGAAGAAGCTTGAGCTACAAACGATAGAggatttgaagaaagaaaccatAGCAATAAAAAGCTTAATCCAAGAGAAAGGAGTGTTAAGTGTAGAGACAAAACAACATATCATTGAGCTTCTTAACAAGTTTAAGAAGCTTCAAGGTCTTGAAGCTACCGACATTCTCTACCAACTAGTCATCAATAAATCATTCACTAAGTCGACGTCTCTAATATTACCTCATGAGTTTTTGTGTCCTATAACACTCGAAATCATGTTAGACCCGGTGATCATCGCCACTGGACAG ACATATGAAAAGGAGAGTATACAGAAGTGGTTTGGCGCGGGGCATAAGAATTGTCCGAAAACAAGACAGGAGCTAGATCATCTCTCTCTGGCACCAAATTTTGCCTTGAAGAACTTGATAATGCAGTGGTGTGAGAAGAACAATTTCAAGATTCCAGAGAAAGAGACATCTCCACACTCAGAAAACGAGCAGAAAGATGAGGTGTCTTTGCTGGTGGAAGCATTATCGTCAAGCCATttggaagaacaaagaagatCCGTAAAGCAGATGCGTTTGCTGGCCAGAGAAAACCCCGAGAACAGAGTTTTAATAGCCAATGCAGGAGCGATCCCTTTGTTAGTTCAACTCCTTTCTTACCCTGACTCTGGAATCCAAGAGAACGCGGTAACAACGTTACTGAATCTCTCAATAGATGAGATCAACAAGAAACTTATCTCAAACGAAGGAGCCATTCCAAACATTATTGAAATCCTTGAAAACGGAAACAGAGAGGCAAGAGAGAACTCTGCTGCAGCTTTGTTTAGTTTATCGATGCTTGACGAGAACAAAGTAACCATCGGACTATCAAATGGGATCCCGCCTTTGGTTGATTTACTACAGCATGGGACAGTAAGAGGGAAGAAAGATGCTCTCACTGCATTATTTAACTTGTCTCTTAATTCAGCTAATAAAGGGAGAGCCATTGATGCTGGTATTGTTCAACCTTTGCTCAACcttttgaaagataaaaacttAGGGATGATTGATGAAGCGCTTTCGATTCTGTTGCTTCTTGCATCACATCCCGAGGGACGTCAAGCCATTGGACAACTCTCATTCATTGAAACTCTTGTGGAATTCATCAGACAAGGCACCCCGAAGAACAAGGATTGTGCGACCTCGGTACTGCTCGAACTAGGCTCTAACaactcatcttttattctcgcTGCGCTTCAGTTCGGCGTCTATGAATATCTTGTAGAGATAACAACCTCCGGAACAAATAGAGCTCAAAGGAAAGCAAATGCTCTTATACAACTCATAAGCAAATCTGAACAAATTTAG